From the Planktothricoides raciborskii GIHE-MW2 genome, the window AAATTGGGGAACGAGAATTTGCCCTTCCAGAAACCCAGTTTCCAGCAAAGATTCTACCCGACCATCAATAATACAGCTTGTATCCAAAATTTTGGTTTGGGCGGGTTTCAAGGTGCCTTCGGCGACTAACATCATTTCGACGGAATTGGGATTAATCAGTCTTAAGAAAGCCCGACCGTGGCTGTCAGCGAGGGAAACCCCGGTAAAAGCAAAGAGGATACTGCCTAAAACGGCGGTCAGGGGTTTAATAAAGCCAAATTCTCCGGGAATGGGCAGTAAAAACAGGGGGGCTAACATTAAGTTGGCCACCAGAAGTCCGATCACTAAACCGATCGCCCGCGTGATCAGCATATCAATGGGCATATGGCGGACTTTGACTTCCAGCCGTCGGTAGTTAATTTGCATAAATAAACCGACGCCAAATCCAATTAAAGCGCCAAATCCAGCGGTTACAGATCGCAACCCTTCCAGACTTGTCACTTGATTAGTAGCACTACTGGGCAGCATATCGATTCCGTAAAAACCGATGCCCACCCCTGTTAAGATGAATGAGATCACGATAATTGCATCAAGCATTGTTCCTAAATCCTTTTAGAGATCA encodes:
- a CDS encoding PIN/TRAM domain-containing protein, with the protein product MLDAIIVISFILTGVGIGFYGIDMLPSSATNQVTSLEGLRSVTAGFGALIGFGVGLFMQINYRRLEVKVRHMPIDMLITRAIGLVIGLLVANLMLAPLFLLPIPGEFGFIKPLTAVLGSILFAFTGVSLADSHGRAFLRLINPNSVEMMLVAEGTLKPAQTKILDTSCIIDGRVESLLETGFLEGQILVPQFVLQELQLVADASNDQKRVRGRRGLDILNQMQENYPDRIVIHPADYEDIHTVDAKLVRLAQEINAILLTNDYNLSKVAALQKVPVLNINDLTQAVRPVYLPGDTLELKILKEGKEAAQGVGYLEDGTMVVVEEAETHIGAMMRVVVTSALQTSAGRMIFARPHASVIAG